One Camelus ferus isolate YT-003-E chromosome 27, BCGSAC_Cfer_1.0, whole genome shotgun sequence DNA window includes the following coding sequences:
- the LOC102513544 gene encoding myeloid-associated differentiation marker, whose amino-acid sequence MDVETFCLCFFRLMQLLSTCVPFSLMASMGTGSVVVGNWSMFIWGFCFTVTLVILIVEFCHIRDHLPFSWYGFLTIHACYATLFCLLTSILYPTTYIEFFPSGPHRDYAMISTTFSCIALVLYALELLVLWNWYQGKGGRIARYMYTTQGLLKLLETSLACVIFGFISNTNLYLHQPALVWCGAVYSICFVLSSVAILLNLGKCDNRLLIPLPTFLLGLTMLSILLYTSALVLWPLYQFVEKLGGQPQRSSDVSCGDRLTYLVCTWDQGLAVTILTVINLLIYMADLVTLARLVFVRIEDQPTDRWLGHNSMEDARATMELYRISRRIREQ is encoded by the coding sequence ATGGATGTGGAAACCTTCTGTTTATGCTTCTTCCGCCTGATGCAGCTGCTCTCCACCTGCGTGCCCTTCTCACTGATGGCCAGCATGGGCACTGGGAGTGTTGTCGTAGGAAACTGGTCCATGTTCATCTGGGGCTTCTGCTTCACCGTGACCCTCGTCATCCTCATAGTTGAGTTCTGTCACATCAGGGACCACTTACCTTTCTCCTGGTATGGCTTCCTCACCATCCACGCCTGCTATGCCACCCTCTTCTGCCTCTTGACCTCCATCCTCTACCCCACCACCTACATCGAGTTCTTCCCTTCTGGCCCACACCGGGACTATGCCATGATCTCCACCACATTCTCCTGTATTGCTTTAGTCCTTTATGCCTTGGAACTGCTCGTTCTCTGGAATTGGTACCAGGGCAAGGGAGGCAGGATCGCTCGCTACATGTACACCACGCAGGGTCTGCTCAAGCTGCTGGAGACCTCCCTGGCCTGTGTCATCTTCGGCTTCATCAGCAACACCAACCTGTACCTGCACCAGCCGGCCCTGGTGTGGTGCGGGGCCGTCTACTCCATCTGCTTCGTCCTGTCCTCCGTGGCCATCCTGCTGAACCTGGGCAAATGCGACAACAGGCTTCTCATCCCCTTGCCCACATTCCTGTTGGGGCTGACCATGCTCTCCATCCTCCTCTACACCAGCGCTCTGGTCCTCTGGCCTCTCTACCAGTTTGTCGAGAAGCTGGGTGGCCAGCCCCAGCGGTCCAGCGATGTGAGCTGCGGCGATAGACTCACCTACTTGGTGTGCACCTGGGACCAAGGACTGGCTGTGACCATCTTGACAGTCATCAACCTGCTGATCTACATGGCTGACTTGGTGACCTTGGCCCGCCTGGTTTTTGTAAGGATAGAGGATCAGCCCACG
- the LOC116660183 gene encoding myeloid-associated differentiation marker-like, producing MGTWRGDIGNFSLFIWCFCFAVTLIIIIVECFDLQRRFPFFWYNIPITFACYFALLCLSASITYTTTFVQFLPLSPNRDRAIAAITFSCIACVLYGMEVAWIWDWYELGSNPCYVHTIPGLLKVLETLVACVIFGFISNTNLYLHQPALVWCVAVYSICFIQAAVAIPLKLFKLKYTLPIPFPIFQVGLTLLSVIFYSSAVVLWPLYQFDEKLGGQAQRSSDGSCRDDLTYYVCAWDQRLAVAILTAINLLAYMADLVYWTRQVFVKD from the coding sequence ATGGGCACTTGGAGGGGCGACATAGGTAACTTCTCTTTGTTCATCTGGTGCTTCTGCTTTGCTGTGACCCTCATCATCATCATAGTTGAGTGCTTTGATCTCCAGCGCCGGTTCCCTTTCTTCTGGTACAACATTCCCATCACCTTCGCCTGCTATTttgccctcctctgcctctcgGCCTCCATCACCTACACAACCACCTTCGTCCAGTTCTTGCCTCTCAGCCCCAACCGAGACCGTGCCATCGCCGCCATCACATTCTCCTGCATCGCTTGTGTGCTTTATGGCATGGAAGTGGCCTGGATCTGGGACTGGTATGAGCTCGGCAGCAACCCCTGCTATGTGCACACTATACCCGGCCTGCTGAAGGTGCTGGAGACCCTCGTGGCCTGTGTCATCTTTGGCTTCATCAGCAACACCAACCTGTACCTGCACCAGCCGGCCTTGGTGTGGTGCGTGGCCGTCTACTCCATCTGCTTCATCCAGGCAGCCGTGGCCATCCCGCTGAAACTGTTCAAATTGAAATACACACTGCCCATCCCATTCCCCATTTTCCAGGTGGGGCTGACCCTGCTCTCCGTCATCTTCTACTCCAGTGCTGTGGTTCTCTGGCCTCTCTACCAGTTTGATGAGAAGTTGGGTGGCCAGGCCCAGCGGTCCAGCGATGGGAGCTGCAGAGATGATCTCACATACTACGTGTGCGCCTGGGACCAACGACTGGCTGTGGCCATTTTGACAGCCATCAACCTGCTGGCTTACATGGCTGACCTGGTGTACTGGACTCGCCAGGTTTTTGTCAAGGACTGA